The Amycolatopsis sp. DG1A-15b genome window below encodes:
- a CDS encoding MFS transporter, with product MSRRKLSAVGANVFALGAVSLVTDVSSEMVTAVLPVYLVLGLHLSPAAYGVFDGLYTGATALLRIVGGYVADRVRRRKVVAGVGYALSAVAKLGLLAAGASATAIGAVITLDRTGKGLRTAPRDALITLSAPEPLLGRAFGVHRAMDSVGAFAGPLVALAVLAAVGATDPGAFDAVFVVSFCIAAIGVLLLVLFVRDRRTPKAGGTPVSPRAAAALLRGSGVRRLLVAAGVLGLATVGDGFVYLLLQHEEDIATGWFPLLAVGTNLSYLLLAAPLGVLADRVGRLPVVLGGYGALALVYLLLAGPVSGWPLIAGALVLYGAFYAATDGVLMALAGPLLPESLRTTGISLVQTTQALAYFTSSVLFGLAWQFWGADVAITVAAGGAVVAIAVTFVVLSPRKVTA from the coding sequence GTGTCCCGGCGCAAGCTCTCGGCGGTCGGTGCGAACGTCTTCGCGCTGGGTGCCGTCAGCCTCGTCACCGACGTCTCCTCGGAGATGGTCACCGCGGTCCTGCCGGTGTACCTGGTCCTCGGGCTGCACCTGAGCCCCGCCGCGTACGGGGTGTTCGACGGCCTGTACACCGGCGCGACGGCGTTGCTGCGGATCGTCGGCGGGTACGTCGCCGACCGGGTCCGGCGGCGCAAGGTCGTCGCCGGCGTCGGCTACGCGCTGTCCGCGGTGGCGAAGCTCGGCCTGCTCGCCGCCGGAGCGTCGGCGACCGCGATCGGCGCGGTGATCACGCTCGACCGCACCGGCAAGGGCCTGCGGACGGCGCCCCGGGACGCGCTGATCACGCTGTCGGCACCCGAACCGCTGCTCGGGCGGGCCTTCGGCGTGCACCGCGCGATGGACAGCGTGGGCGCGTTCGCCGGGCCGCTGGTCGCGCTCGCCGTGCTGGCCGCCGTCGGGGCCACCGACCCCGGAGCGTTCGACGCCGTGTTCGTCGTCAGCTTCTGCATCGCCGCGATCGGGGTGCTGCTGCTGGTGCTGTTCGTCCGTGACCGCCGGACGCCGAAAGCGGGCGGGACGCCGGTCTCGCCGCGGGCGGCGGCCGCGTTGCTGCGCGGCAGCGGCGTGCGGCGGCTGCTGGTGGCCGCGGGCGTGCTCGGGCTGGCCACGGTCGGCGACGGGTTCGTCTACCTGCTGCTGCAGCACGAGGAGGACATCGCCACCGGCTGGTTCCCGCTGCTCGCGGTGGGCACGAACCTCAGCTACCTGCTGCTCGCCGCGCCGCTGGGCGTGCTCGCCGACCGGGTCGGACGGCTGCCGGTGGTGCTCGGCGGCTACGGCGCGCTGGCGCTGGTCTACCTGCTGCTGGCCGGGCCGGTGTCCGGCTGGCCGCTGATCGCCGGAGCCCTGGTGTTGTACGGCGCGTTCTACGCGGCGACCGACGGCGTCCTGATGGCGCTCGCCGGTCCGCTGCTGCCGGAGTCGTTGCGCACCACGGGGATTTCGCTCGTCCAGACCACGCAGGCGCTCGCCTACTTCACCTCGTCCGTCCTGTTCGGACTGGCGTGGCAGTTCTGGGGTGCGGACGTCGCGATCACGGTCGCCGCCGGCGGGGCCGTGGTCGCGATCGCCGTCACGTTCGTGGTGCTTTCCCCGCGGAAGGTGACGGCGTGA
- a CDS encoding tannase/feruloyl esterase family alpha/beta hydrolase: MRGWLTWVLAGALAAALPAPASASAGRCSVHVPGAERSVAACLDDLTTTGTVASGHTVEADWAGLTSAGLPAFRGVPGVQVDGYFPDTSTANTNHGWNHDAQFVLRLPDRWNGGLVVTGSPGVRRQYANDRAIGDQALAEGYAFAATDKGNTGAAFFTDGVRPGDALAEWNSRVTQLTLAARAAAARHYGRPVAKTLAAGLSNGGYLVRWQLENRPWLYDGGVDWEGTLWRADGPSLLTFLPPALRAYPAYAAGSPSAHQSILDAGFAPGSEFLWDYHYRVYWDLTQRIYREEVDPSFDGPLEAGTPFCASGTPSCDADYAYASRPPSVARAVERISLTGRIGKPLLTLHGTLDTLLPITRDSDVYDRMITAAGRGALHRYYRIEGGNHVDGLVDAFPDRLRPLGPCFRTAFDALGGWLRGTRPPASATIARPAGATPAELATSCDLVSRP, encoded by the coding sequence GTGCGGGGTTGGCTGACTTGGGTTCTCGCGGGAGCGCTCGCGGCGGCGCTGCCCGCACCGGCGTCGGCTTCGGCCGGGCGCTGCTCGGTGCACGTGCCCGGCGCCGAGCGGTCCGTGGCCGCGTGCCTGGACGACCTGACGACGACCGGCACCGTCGCGTCCGGGCACACCGTCGAGGCCGACTGGGCCGGGCTGACCTCGGCCGGGCTGCCGGCTTTCCGCGGGGTGCCCGGCGTGCAGGTCGACGGGTACTTCCCGGACACGTCCACGGCGAACACCAACCACGGCTGGAACCACGACGCGCAGTTCGTGCTGCGCCTGCCGGACCGGTGGAACGGCGGCCTGGTCGTCACCGGCTCGCCCGGCGTGCGGCGCCAGTACGCGAACGACCGCGCGATCGGCGACCAGGCGCTGGCGGAAGGCTACGCGTTCGCCGCCACCGACAAGGGCAACACCGGCGCGGCGTTCTTCACCGACGGCGTCCGGCCGGGGGACGCACTGGCGGAGTGGAACTCCCGCGTCACGCAGCTGACGCTCGCCGCTCGTGCCGCCGCGGCCCGGCACTACGGCCGTCCGGTCGCGAAGACCCTCGCGGCCGGGCTGTCCAACGGTGGCTACCTCGTGCGGTGGCAGCTGGAGAACCGGCCGTGGCTCTACGACGGCGGCGTCGACTGGGAAGGGACGCTGTGGCGGGCCGACGGGCCGAGCCTGCTCACCTTCCTGCCACCGGCGCTGCGCGCGTACCCGGCGTACGCGGCGGGATCGCCGTCGGCGCACCAGTCCATTCTGGACGCCGGATTCGCGCCGGGGTCGGAGTTCCTGTGGGACTACCACTACCGCGTCTACTGGGACCTGACGCAGCGGATCTACCGCGAGGAGGTCGACCCGTCGTTCGACGGGCCGCTGGAGGCGGGGACCCCGTTCTGCGCTTCGGGAACGCCGTCCTGCGACGCGGACTACGCGTATGCGTCCCGGCCGCCTTCGGTGGCGCGGGCGGTCGAGCGGATCTCGCTGACCGGCCGGATCGGCAAGCCGCTGCTGACCTTGCACGGCACGCTCGACACGCTGCTGCCGATCACCCGCGACTCCGACGTCTACGACCGGATGATCACGGCCGCGGGGCGCGGAGCACTGCACCGGTACTACCGGATCGAGGGCGGCAACCACGTCGACGGGCTGGTCGACGCCTTCCCGGACCGGCTGCGCCCGCTGGGCCCGTGCTTCCGGACGGCGTTCGACGCCCTCGGCGGCTGGCTGCGCGGCACCCGCCCGCCGGCCTCGGCGACGATCGCCCGTCCCGCCGGGGCGACCCCGGCGGAGCTGGCGACGTCCTGCGACCTGGTCAGTCGCCCTTGA
- a CDS encoding PHB depolymerase family esterase, with amino-acid sequence MRKLAFAGLAAITAAVLTTVGVAAADPPPSSLVQIPSFGANPGALAMYTYTPAGLGTGRPVVVALHGCTQSAADYYAHSGWPELADRWRFEVVFPQQSTANNSLKCFNWFSTADDTRGNGEAASVKSMVDKAIADHGSDPSRVFVTGLSAGGGMTADLLAAYPDVFAAGGINAGLPAQCATSVVEATNCQQNDQRLTPAQWASKVKAQYPGYGGPWPRVAIWQGTADYTVYPVNGTELRDQWTAVHGVSPTPTSTQSLPGGTTLTDYAGQVRLYSIAGMGHGTAVDPGTGPAQCGSTGAYFLAGICSSYHTGVFFGLDKGSGTTTTAVPTTTTTTTTPSGTCVSAGNYAHTQAGRAHQSAGQTYANGSNQAMGLWNTFTIHALRETSPGYWILADGQC; translated from the coding sequence ATGCGCAAACTCGCTTTCGCCGGACTCGCCGCGATCACCGCCGCCGTGCTGACCACCGTCGGGGTGGCCGCCGCCGATCCGCCACCGTCGTCCCTCGTCCAGATCCCGTCGTTCGGCGCCAATCCCGGCGCGCTGGCGATGTACACCTACACCCCCGCCGGGCTCGGGACCGGCCGTCCGGTGGTCGTCGCGCTGCACGGCTGCACGCAGAGCGCGGCGGACTACTACGCGCACTCGGGCTGGCCCGAGCTGGCCGACCGCTGGCGGTTCGAGGTCGTGTTCCCGCAGCAGTCGACGGCGAACAACTCGCTGAAGTGCTTCAACTGGTTCTCCACCGCCGACGACACCCGCGGCAACGGCGAAGCCGCCTCCGTCAAGTCCATGGTGGACAAGGCGATCGCCGACCACGGCTCGGACCCCTCCCGGGTGTTCGTCACCGGCCTGTCGGCCGGCGGCGGGATGACCGCCGACCTGCTCGCCGCGTACCCGGACGTCTTCGCCGCGGGCGGGATCAACGCCGGGCTGCCGGCCCAGTGCGCCACGAGCGTCGTCGAGGCGACGAACTGCCAGCAGAACGACCAGCGCCTGACGCCGGCGCAGTGGGCGTCGAAGGTCAAGGCGCAGTACCCCGGTTACGGCGGTCCGTGGCCGCGGGTCGCGATCTGGCAGGGCACCGCCGACTACACCGTCTACCCGGTCAACGGCACCGAGCTGCGCGACCAGTGGACCGCGGTGCACGGTGTCTCCCCGACGCCGACGAGCACGCAGTCCCTGCCCGGCGGCACGACGCTGACCGACTACGCCGGCCAGGTCCGGCTGTACTCGATCGCGGGCATGGGCCACGGCACCGCGGTCGACCCCGGCACCGGCCCGGCGCAGTGCGGCAGCACCGGCGCGTACTTCCTCGCCGGGATCTGCTCCAGCTACCACACGGGCGTGTTCTTCGGACTGGACAAGGGATCGGGCACGACGACGACGGCCGTGCCGACGACGACCACCACCACGACCACGCCGTCGGGCACCTGCGTGAGCGCCGGCAACTACGCCCACACGCAGGCCGGCCGCGCGCACCAGAGCGCCGGCCAGACCTACGCGAACGGTTCGAACCAGGCCATGGGCCTGTGGAACACCTTCACCATCCACGCGCTGCGGGAGACGTCCCCGGGTTACTGGATCCTCGCCGACGGGCAGTGTTGA
- a CDS encoding FAD:protein FMN transferase has product MTTAFPALGTTAELLVTDPARLGAAVAVLREELAAIDAACSRFRPDSEISRLHEAAGREVRVGPLLAEAVGVALRAARLTEGLVDPTVGAAVRALGYDRDFAFVAGDRHTEELGGADDRDSAADPSRASAGAAGRYPAGSGAAGLGRAPAGAGDRRPAGSGAAGLGRAPADAADRYPATVPAPGWHRILFDPVRRLVVLPRGVHLDLGATAKALAADRAARRIHATVGCGTLVNLGGDLRAAGPPPTGGWLVALGDDHADAVTRPDATVALHRDGALATSGTTRRRWRHGGRTVHHIVDPRTGDVPEARWRTVTVAARSTVDANTASTAAIVLGAGAPAWLERRQLPARLAGVDGDVVTTPGWPGERAAA; this is encoded by the coding sequence GTGACCACGGCCTTCCCGGCGCTGGGCACGACGGCGGAGCTGCTGGTGACCGACCCGGCCCGGCTCGGAGCGGCGGTCGCGGTGCTCCGGGAGGAACTGGCGGCCATCGATGCGGCGTGCAGCCGGTTCCGGCCGGATTCGGAGATTTCACGGCTGCACGAGGCGGCCGGGCGGGAGGTCCGGGTGGGGCCGCTGCTCGCGGAGGCAGTGGGGGTGGCGTTGCGTGCGGCCCGCTTGACGGAGGGCCTGGTCGACCCGACGGTGGGGGCCGCGGTGCGCGCACTGGGGTACGACCGCGATTTCGCTTTCGTTGCCGGTGATCGGCACACGGAGGAACTCGGCGGTGCCGATGATCGGGACAGCGCGGCGGATCCGAGTCGTGCGTCCGCTGGTGCCGCTGGCCGGTATCCGGCTGGTTCCGGGGCGGCCGGGCTCGGCCGTGCGCCCGCTGGTGCCGGTGACCGGCGCCCGGCTGGTTCCGGGGCGGCCGGGCTCGGCCGTGCGCCCGCCGATGCCGCTGACCGGTACCCCGCCACCGTCCCTGCGCCCGGCTGGCACCGGATCCTCTTCGACCCCGTCCGGCGGCTCGTCGTCCTCCCCCGGGGTGTCCACCTCGACCTCGGCGCGACCGCCAAGGCCCTCGCCGCCGACCGGGCCGCCCGGCGGATCCACGCCACCGTCGGCTGCGGCACCCTCGTGAACCTCGGCGGCGATCTGCGCGCCGCCGGACCGCCTCCGACCGGCGGCTGGCTGGTCGCGCTCGGCGATGATCACGCCGACGCCGTCACCCGGCCGGACGCCACCGTCGCCCTCCACCGTGACGGGGCGCTGGCCACCTCCGGGACCACCCGGCGACGCTGGCGCCACGGCGGCCGGACCGTGCACCACATCGTCGATCCGCGCACCGGCGACGTTCCCGAAGCGCGGTGGCGCACCGTCACCGTCGCCGCAAGGTCCACAGTGGACGCCAACACCGCGAGCACCGCGGCGATCGTCCTCGGCGCCGGCGCACCCGCCTGGCTCGAGCGACGGCAGCTCCCCGCGCGGCTGGCCGGCGTCGACGGCGACGTCGTCACGACACCAGGCTGGCCCGGAGAGCGAGCGGCGGCATGA
- a CDS encoding glycoside hydrolase family 6 protein, which produces MRTQTWLVAAVLALTGLATASPALAADGNPLEKTDGFYVDPDSNPAAWVRDHPGDSLAGPIRTAIAAKPGARWFGTWSGDVRAAVDKYTYAADVADKLPVLVAYNIPGRDCGGASTGGAGSPQAYRDWISAFADGIGGKPAIVVIEPDALAQLDCLPGDARQTRIDLLEFAATQFAQKAPNTWAYLDGGNATWIPAATMAARLKSAGVQSIHGFVLNVSNFHTTAESTTYGKAVGSALGYAAPFVVDTSRNGNGHGTDTEWCNPPKRKLGATAQLGGGPEMQLWIKVPGDSDGSCGYGSGVPAGTFSPDLAGHLIKGD; this is translated from the coding sequence ATGCGCACCCAGACCTGGCTCGTGGCCGCTGTGCTGGCGCTCACCGGGCTCGCCACCGCGTCCCCGGCCCTCGCCGCGGACGGCAACCCCCTCGAAAAGACCGACGGCTTCTACGTCGACCCGGACTCGAACCCGGCGGCGTGGGTCCGCGACCACCCCGGCGACAGCCTCGCGGGCCCGATCCGGACCGCGATCGCGGCCAAGCCCGGCGCCCGCTGGTTCGGCACCTGGAGCGGGGACGTCCGCGCCGCTGTCGACAAGTACACCTACGCCGCCGACGTCGCCGACAAGCTGCCCGTCCTGGTCGCCTACAACATCCCCGGCCGCGACTGCGGCGGCGCGTCGACCGGCGGCGCCGGCAGCCCGCAGGCCTACCGCGACTGGATCTCGGCGTTCGCCGACGGCATCGGCGGCAAGCCGGCGATCGTGGTCATCGAGCCGGACGCGCTCGCCCAGCTCGACTGCCTGCCCGGCGACGCCCGCCAGACGCGGATCGACCTGCTGGAGTTCGCCGCGACGCAGTTCGCCCAGAAGGCCCCGAACACGTGGGCCTACCTGGACGGCGGCAACGCCACCTGGATCCCGGCCGCGACGATGGCCGCGCGGCTGAAGTCGGCAGGCGTGCAGTCCATCCACGGGTTCGTCTTGAACGTGTCCAATTTCCACACCACGGCCGAGTCGACGACGTACGGCAAGGCCGTGGGCTCGGCGCTGGGTTACGCGGCCCCGTTCGTGGTCGACACCAGCCGCAACGGCAACGGCCACGGCACGGACACCGAGTGGTGCAACCCGCCGAAGCGCAAGCTGGGCGCGACGGCCCAGCTCGGCGGCGGCCCGGAGATGCAGCTGTGGATCAAGGTCCCGGGCGACTCCGACGGCAGCTGCGGCTACGGCTCGGGCGTCCCGGCGGGCACGTTCAGCCCGGATCTGGCCGGCCACCTCATCAAGGGCGACTGA
- a CDS encoding ferric reductase-like transmembrane domain-containing protein, with amino-acid sequence MSSAVWYFSRATGLVSLALFTGVVVLGALGAGRFATRGWPRFTVAAVHRNLALTSLAFLAAHIASAILDGYVPLGWLDVVVPFGAGYQPLWVGLGAVAIDLVLAIVVTSLVRTRLPARAWRAVHWLAYLCWPVALVHGFGMAEDDSAYGWIAALDALCVLAVLGSAGYRAARVRKFAALGGTR; translated from the coding sequence ATGAGCTCCGCGGTGTGGTACTTCAGCCGCGCGACCGGGCTCGTTTCGCTGGCGCTGTTCACCGGCGTCGTCGTCCTCGGCGCGCTCGGCGCCGGCCGGTTCGCCACGCGCGGGTGGCCGCGGTTCACCGTTGCCGCCGTGCACCGGAACCTCGCGCTGACCAGCCTCGCGTTCCTCGCCGCGCACATCGCGTCGGCGATCCTCGACGGCTACGTCCCGCTCGGCTGGCTCGACGTCGTCGTCCCGTTCGGCGCCGGTTACCAGCCGCTGTGGGTCGGGCTCGGCGCCGTCGCGATCGACCTGGTGCTCGCGATCGTCGTCACCAGTCTCGTGCGCACCCGCCTGCCGGCGCGGGCGTGGCGCGCCGTGCACTGGCTGGCCTACCTGTGCTGGCCGGTCGCGCTGGTGCACGGCTTCGGCATGGCCGAGGACGACTCCGCGTACGGCTGGATCGCCGCCCTCGACGCGCTGTGCGTGCTGGCGGTGCTCGGTTCCGCCGGCTACCGCGCGGCCCGCGTCCG
- a CDS encoding MFS transporter codes for MSQPQRSAIAKIVGASLIGTTIEWYDFFLYTSAAALVFNKLFFPTASPLTGTLLAFLTYAVGFLARPVGGLVFGHFGDRLGRKKLLIVSLTLMGGSTCLMGVLPTYATAGVLAPLLLTLLRLVQGFALGGEWGGAVLIVSEHGDDRRRGFWASWPQCGAPGGNLLATAVLAILSATQSDATFMSWGWRVPFLLSGVLLLIGLWIRLAVAESPVFLAAQRQAEARAEKHVPVVDVFRNSWRQVLITIGARMAENVSYYVITAFILVYVTTGLHLPKGVGLTAVLIGSAVHFVTIPVWGALSDRVGRRPVYLFGAIGMALWGFAFFALLDTKSSAVIVLATTVGLVLHGAMYGPQAAFFAEQFPTRVRYTGLSVGGQLSSIAAGAVAPLIAVALFSSWGSTVPVSLYVAAMCLITVIALLSARETRGEPLHDDVEAEKAAVSP; via the coding sequence GTGAGCCAACCCCAGCGGTCGGCGATCGCCAAGATCGTCGGCGCGAGCCTGATCGGCACCACCATCGAGTGGTACGACTTCTTCCTCTACACCTCGGCCGCCGCCCTCGTCTTCAACAAGCTGTTCTTCCCGACGGCGAGCCCGCTCACCGGCACGCTGCTGGCGTTCCTGACCTACGCCGTCGGCTTCCTCGCCCGGCCGGTCGGCGGCCTGGTCTTCGGCCACTTCGGCGACCGGCTCGGCCGGAAGAAACTCCTGATCGTCAGCCTCACGCTGATGGGCGGGTCGACCTGCCTGATGGGCGTCCTCCCGACGTACGCCACCGCGGGTGTGCTGGCTCCGCTGCTGCTCACGCTGCTCCGGCTCGTCCAGGGCTTCGCGCTGGGCGGCGAATGGGGTGGCGCCGTCCTGATCGTCTCCGAACACGGCGACGACCGCCGTCGCGGCTTCTGGGCGAGCTGGCCGCAGTGCGGCGCGCCCGGCGGGAACCTCCTGGCCACCGCCGTGCTGGCGATCCTTTCGGCCACCCAGTCCGACGCCACGTTCATGTCCTGGGGCTGGCGCGTCCCGTTCCTGCTCTCGGGCGTGCTGCTGCTGATCGGCCTGTGGATCCGGCTGGCCGTCGCCGAGTCGCCCGTCTTCCTCGCGGCTCAGCGCCAGGCCGAGGCACGGGCCGAGAAGCACGTGCCGGTCGTCGACGTCTTCCGCAACAGCTGGCGCCAGGTGCTGATCACCATCGGCGCGCGGATGGCCGAGAACGTCTCGTACTACGTGATCACCGCGTTCATCCTGGTGTACGTCACGACCGGGCTGCACCTGCCGAAGGGCGTCGGCCTGACCGCGGTGCTCATCGGCTCGGCCGTCCACTTCGTGACGATCCCGGTGTGGGGCGCGCTGTCGGACCGCGTCGGGCGCCGTCCGGTCTACCTGTTCGGCGCGATCGGGATGGCCTTGTGGGGCTTCGCGTTCTTCGCGCTGCTCGACACGAAGTCGTCGGCGGTGATCGTGCTGGCCACGACCGTCGGGCTGGTGCTGCACGGCGCGATGTACGGCCCGCAGGCCGCGTTCTTCGCCGAGCAGTTCCCGACCCGGGTGCGCTACACCGGCCTTTCCGTCGGCGGGCAGCTGTCGTCGATCGCCGCCGGGGCCGTCGCGCCGCTGATCGCCGTCGCGCTGTTCTCCAGCTGGGGCAGCACCGTGCCGGTGTCGCTGTACGTCGCGGCGATGTGCCTGATCACCGTGATCGCACTGCTGTCCGCCCGCGAAACCCGCGGCGAACCGCTGCACGACGACGTCGAGGCGGAGAAGGCAGCCGTCTCGCCCTAG
- a CDS encoding GAF domain-containing protein: protein MTAVTAPSDALRRLLDLLASGASSEQLAHVVVAARAEGALDAADLAALASAGELALRIRETLAEHRRREARLTALFETASELAALSDPDTVLRSIVRRARALLGVDVSYLSLNDEAEGKTYIRVSDGSVSAEFQQIVLGMGEGLGGLVAQTARPYATSDYFNDDRFKHTRHIDSGVEDEGLTAILGVPLAIGPKVLGVLFASDRAAREFSADEVALLSSLADHAAIALDSANLLDQTRRAVAELNEANATMERAEDAHDRLTDLVLRGGDLPDVADAVAAVLHGELTVYDADGTLLASSADPTALDPDALAAARATGRAVSTQDNWVCAVQAGPELLGCLVLAGRAGLSDPDRRLFERAGVVTALLLMLRRSVVRAEDEVRGELLTDLLTAPGRNPRALLARGRRLGIDLSAPHAVLVAHADGGSRRRVASAAARHATLVGVHAEEVVLLATGDPDELARRVAADLGSATGRPVTVGAAGPASGPSAIAEAHAEAARCVRALLALGRTGEGAAMAGLGFLGQLLGDRADLDAFVRRTLGPVLDYDERRGTELVATLRAYFANGAQLARTKDVLHVHVNTVVQRLERVASLLGEDWQAPDRALEIQLALRLHRLGVPR, encoded by the coding sequence ATGACGGCCGTGACCGCACCCTCGGACGCGCTGCGCCGGCTGCTCGACCTGCTCGCCTCCGGGGCGAGCAGCGAGCAGCTGGCGCACGTCGTCGTGGCCGCCCGGGCCGAAGGCGCCCTCGACGCGGCCGACCTGGCCGCACTGGCCAGCGCGGGCGAGCTGGCCCTGCGGATCCGCGAGACGCTGGCCGAGCACCGGCGGCGCGAGGCCCGGCTCACCGCGCTGTTCGAGACCGCGAGCGAGCTCGCCGCACTGTCCGATCCGGACACCGTGCTGCGCTCGATCGTCCGGAGGGCGCGGGCCCTGCTCGGCGTCGACGTCTCCTACCTCAGCCTCAACGACGAAGCCGAGGGCAAGACCTACATCCGGGTCAGCGACGGCTCGGTGTCGGCGGAGTTCCAGCAGATCGTGCTGGGCATGGGGGAGGGCCTCGGCGGGCTGGTCGCGCAGACCGCGCGGCCGTACGCGACGTCGGACTACTTCAACGACGACCGGTTCAAGCACACCCGGCACATCGACTCCGGCGTCGAAGACGAGGGCCTGACCGCCATCCTCGGCGTCCCGCTGGCCATCGGCCCGAAGGTGCTGGGCGTGCTGTTCGCGTCCGACCGCGCCGCCCGGGAGTTCTCCGCCGACGAAGTGGCGCTGCTGTCGTCGCTCGCCGACCACGCGGCGATCGCCCTGGACAGCGCGAACCTCCTCGACCAGACCCGCCGCGCGGTCGCGGAACTCAACGAGGCCAACGCGACGATGGAACGCGCCGAGGACGCCCACGACCGGCTCACCGACCTCGTCCTGCGCGGGGGCGACCTGCCGGACGTGGCCGACGCGGTCGCGGCCGTGCTGCACGGAGAGCTCACGGTGTACGACGCCGACGGCACGCTCCTGGCGAGTTCGGCGGATCCGACGGCACTCGACCCGGACGCGCTGGCCGCGGCCCGCGCCACCGGGCGCGCGGTGTCCACACAGGACAACTGGGTGTGCGCGGTGCAGGCGGGACCGGAACTGCTCGGCTGCCTGGTGCTGGCCGGCCGCGCCGGGCTGAGCGACCCCGACCGGCGGCTGTTCGAACGCGCCGGCGTCGTGACGGCGTTGCTGCTGATGCTGCGGCGGTCGGTGGTGCGCGCCGAGGACGAGGTCCGCGGCGAGCTGCTGACCGACCTGCTCACCGCGCCCGGCCGCAACCCCCGGGCGCTGCTGGCCCGCGGCCGCCGGCTGGGCATCGACCTGTCGGCCCCGCACGCGGTGCTGGTCGCCCACGCCGACGGCGGCTCCCGGCGGCGCGTCGCGAGTGCGGCCGCCCGGCACGCGACGCTGGTCGGGGTGCACGCGGAGGAGGTCGTGCTGCTCGCCACCGGCGACCCGGACGAGCTGGCCCGCCGCGTCGCGGCCGACCTCGGCTCGGCGACCGGCCGCCCGGTCACGGTGGGCGCGGCGGGTCCGGCGAGCGGCCCTTCGGCGATCGCCGAGGCCCACGCGGAGGCGGCGCGCTGCGTCCGGGCGTTGCTGGCGCTCGGCCGGACGGGCGAAGGCGCGGCGATGGCGGGGCTGGGCTTCCTCGGCCAGCTCCTCGGCGACCGCGCGGACCTGGACGCGTTCGTCCGCCGGACGCTGGGGCCGGTCCTGGACTACGACGAGCGCCGCGGCACGGAGCTGGTCGCGACGTTGCGGGCCTACTTCGCGAACGGTGCGCAGCTGGCGCGGACGAAGGACGTGCTGCACGTGCACGTGAACACGGTGGTGCAGCGGCTGGAGCGGGTGGCGTCGCTGCTGGGGGAGGACTGGCAGGCGCCGGACCGGGCGTTGGAGATCCAGCTGGCGTTGCGGCTGCACCGGCTCGGCGTGCCGCGGTGA
- a CDS encoding alkaline phosphatase family protein has protein sequence MIRKRIFAAFAAATLVTAGAATAAVVTGTDESAAVRPTAAAVPAFDHIVLVMFENKKYSSINGSSSAPYFNTLASQSAKFTNSFAITHPSQPNYVALFSGATQGVTDDSCPANLGAKANLGRQLIDAGKTFKGFSEAMPSDGYTGCSSGTYRRKHNSWVDFSNVPAASNVRFSAFPADFTQLPTVSFVTPDMCNDMHDCGVGTGDTWLKKNLDAYAQWAKTHNSLLITTFDEDSGTSVNQIFTTFTGANVKVGSYSESISHYTVLRTIEAAYGLPGIGNAASKSPILDVWQ, from the coding sequence ATGATCCGCAAGCGGATCTTCGCCGCGTTCGCCGCGGCCACCCTGGTCACCGCCGGCGCCGCCACGGCGGCCGTCGTCACCGGAACGGACGAGTCCGCCGCCGTCCGGCCGACGGCCGCGGCCGTGCCGGCGTTCGACCACATCGTCCTCGTGATGTTCGAGAACAAGAAGTACTCCTCGATCAACGGCAGTTCCAGCGCGCCCTACTTCAACACCCTCGCCTCGCAGAGCGCGAAGTTCACGAACTCCTTCGCGATCACCCACCCCAGCCAGCCGAACTACGTCGCCCTCTTCTCCGGCGCGACGCAGGGCGTCACCGACGACAGCTGCCCGGCCAACCTCGGCGCGAAGGCCAACCTCGGCCGCCAGCTGATCGACGCGGGCAAGACCTTCAAGGGCTTCTCCGAAGCCATGCCCTCGGACGGCTACACCGGCTGCTCCAGCGGCACCTACCGGCGCAAGCACAACAGCTGGGTGGACTTCTCGAACGTCCCCGCCGCGAGCAACGTCCGGTTCTCGGCCTTCCCGGCCGACTTCACCCAGCTGCCGACCGTTTCGTTCGTCACGCCCGATATGTGCAACGACATGCACGACTGCGGCGTCGGCACCGGCGACACCTGGCTGAAGAAGAACCTCGACGCCTACGCCCAGTGGGCCAAGACCCACAACAGCCTGCTGATCACCACCTTCGACGAGGACAGCGGCACGTCGGTCAACCAGATCTTCACGACGTTCACCGGCGCGAACGTCAAGGTCGGCAGCTACAGCGAGTCGATCAGCCACTACACCGTCCTGCGCACGATCGAGGCGGCCTACGGACTGCCCGGCATCGGCAACGCCGCGAGCAAGTCGCCGATCCTCGACGTCTGGCAGTAA